From bacterium:
GTGTCCTGTTCACCCTGCTGACCCTGTCCGGCGCGCGCGGCTGGCTGACGCGCGCGGTCCCGGACGGGTTGAAGATCGCCTTCGCCGCCGGTATCGGCCTGTTCCTGGCCTTCGTCGGCATGAACAGCGCCGGCCTGGTGGAGCTGGGCACGCCCGGCGCGCCGGTGCGCGTGGCCGACCTCACCGCCACCGGCCCCCTGCTGGCGATCTGCGGCATCCTGCTGATGGGGTGGCTGACCCACCTCCGGGTACCCGGGGCGTTATTGATCGGCATCCTGGCCACCGCCGCCCTCGGCTTCGCCCTGGGCGCCGCGACTCTGCCCGACAGGCTCGTCGGCTCCCCGCCGCCCCTGTCCCCGGTGTTGTTCGAGCTGGACATCGCGGGCGCCCTGCGCTGGGATTTCCTGCCGGTGATCCTGACCGTCTTCATCCTGGACTTCGTGGACACCATGGGCACCCTGCTGGGCCTGGCCCGCCGCACCGGCATGCTCGACGAACGGGGTCAGCTTCCGGAGATCGAAAAACCGATGCTCTGCGATTCGGTGGCCACGATGGCGGGCGCGCTGCTCGGCACGACCACCACCGGCACATACCTGGAATCGGCCGCCGGGATCGAGGCCGGCGGCCGCACCGGCGCCACCTCGATCGTGACGGCGCTGCTGTTCCTGTCGATGCTCTTCCTCGCCCCGCTCTTCGGCGCGATCCCCGGTTTCGCCTACGGCCCCGCCCTGGTCCTCGTCGGCGCCATGATGCTGGCGCC
This genomic window contains:
- a CDS encoding NCS2 family permease, which produces MEAELSRTPEPSLRREIVAGATTFATMAYVFIVNPMILSGAGMPFGPAMTATILAAFVGTLLMGVYARRPFAIAPYMGENAFVAVTVVGVLGYTWQQALGAIFIGGVLFTLLTLSGARGWLTRAVPDGLKIAFAAGIGLFLAFVGMNSAGLVELGTPGAPVRVADLTATGPLLAICGILLMGWLTHLRVPGALLIGILATAALGFALGAATLPDRLVGSPPPLSPVLFELDIAGALRWDFLPVILTVFILDFVDTMGTLLGLARRTGMLDERGQLPEIEKPMLCDSVATMAGALLGTTTTGTYLESAAGIEAGGRTGATSIVTALLFLSMLFLAPLFGAIPGFAYGPALVLVGAMMLAPLRDLDTDDTTEVLPAFLTMIMMAFTLNLGMGLTAGLAAWPLLKLLTGRAREVPSGMWVLGGVSVLFFVIHPY